TCCTTTGGAGCGAAACGTGCGATTACCTCTCCCTGTCTGTTAATAAGGAACTTCGTAAAATTCCAGCTAATCTTTCCTGCGAACTCCTCTTTGCCTCCTCCAGCTGTGAGATACTTGTAAAGAGGATGTATTTCTTTACCTTTAACATGGATCTTCTCGAACATAGGGAAGGTTATATTGTACGTAACACTGCAAAACTCTTTTATTTCCTCATTGGTGCCCGGTTCCTGCCTTAAAAAATCGTTGGCCGGAAATCCTAGAATGACAAATCCCTTTTCCTTGTAGTCATCGTAGAGCTTCTGAAGGCCTTTGTACTGTGGAGTGAAACCGCACTTACTGGCCGTATTGACTATGAGGATAACTTTGTCCCTGTATTCTGAGAGAGGCCTATTCCATCCCTCGATGGAGATCATGTTAAAATCGTATATGCTCATTTTTGCACCTCCATATAGTTGTGTACAATACTTTTGCTATCAATAATATAGCATGTGTTTTTATAAATTGCAAATACCTGACTCTCAACTAAACGATTCGAATCAAGAGCCGTCCGAAATCATCTAGAAGATAGTCATACCAGATTAGGCGACGATAGTTGAAAACATAACCGAGAACACAGAAGTCTAAAAGCATTTTAGATATCTTTTGAGAGAAGCTTTACGAGCTACATCCGTTAATTATTTGCTTCTTGATCTTGAGCCTTATCTTTCTCTCGAGCTTGAAATGCGTGAATCATGACACTAAAAAATTATTCTCGATTTTCGCTCAGCATTCGGCGGTAACAGTAAATTATGGTATGCCTAATCAATTAAAACCATTCTTCTCATCAAATCATTGCTGAAGGCTATGTTCTTTTATCTAGACATCATTCATCGGTATTTATTCTACGAGTAGAGATTAAGGTATAATACTAGTATGTTAGTCATGTTTACTAACGTGTTATTCTTTTCCCATTCTGTTTTCTGTTGTTTTGAAAAGCTTTCGTCGCCAGAAAAAACAAGGGAGGTATGGAAATGAAGAGAGGTCTGGTTCTAATTGTGCTTTTGTGCTTGATTGTTTTCACTGGTTTCGCCAAGACATACGTCTACGAAGCGATACCGGAAACCGGTCTCGCAAAAACGATACTTGCACTTGAAAAGCTACCGGTATTTGGAACCGTATTTATGATCGGTGCCCACCCAGATGACGAAGACAACGGGTTAATTGCTTATCTGGCAAAGGGTCTCCATCTGGAAACATACTATCTGGTTTCCAACTGGGGGCAGGGCGGCCAGAACGAGATTGGACCGGAGCTTTATGAGGCTCTGGGCGTTTTAAGATCACAGGAACTGGCATCAGCCAGGGCAATCGATGGGGGAAAGCAACTCTGTTTCAATGCTTACGATTTCGGTTACTCCAAGACGGCCGAGGAGACCTTCAACAATCCAAGCTGGGACAAAGAGACGATTATCGGAAACCTGGTCGAACTCATAAGGATCTACAAACCAGATATAGTTCTCTCAAGACATGCTCCAACAGGCGGCCACGGCCATCACCAGGCTTGTGGTGTGTTGGTTCCGGAAGCGGTAGCGGCTGCCGCGGATCCCAACATGTACCCCGAACAGCTCGAAGCCGGACTCCAGGTCTGGCAGGTAAAGAAACTTTATCAGGCCGGTTCCGGCGGCGTTAGAGTCAATACCGGCGAATATGACTATGTGTTAGGCTACTCCTACAACCAGATAGGTCGCATTGCGCGCGGTAGCCATCAGTGTCAGGGAATGGCCGGAAGCCTTGGAACACCGGGAGATGCATATTCAAGTTATGTGCTTCTGAGTAGTGTTGTTGGAACAGAAGAGACAGGTATGTTTGATAACCTGGATTTCTCCCTAAAGGCCATTTCCAACGGCATAGAAGGGGACCCTGAAGTTATTTCGAAGATAGACGGCATGCTCCTCCAATTGAATGGCATCACGAGTTCGATTCTCGCCGGATTCAACGCGATGGATCCTACGGGCATCGGTGATGAAGTCCTCGAAGGACTGTCGCTGGTGAGAGAGATAATAGCGTTCGCAGCTGAATCCAATCTCTCGGATAACAACAAAGAACTCCTAATTGAAAGACTGACATTGAAAGAAGCCGACTTCCTCGCAGCGGCTCGCGAAGTCTTCTCGACAAAACTGTTGGTAAGTGGAAACGACTCCACCATAGTACCAGGCCAGAGTTTTGAAGTGACAGCGACTTTCTGGAACCTTGGCAAAGAAGTCATAGACAAAGCCGAGCTGTCTCTGGTTCTTCCCGAAGGCTGGACCGTCGATAAGGAAAATGTGGCTTTCGAAGCCATCAAGTTCAACACCAACGTACAGGCCAAGTTCACCGTCACAGTTGGTGCAGATGCTGTCTACACAGACGCTTTTGACAAAAACCCGATCAGCGCTGTGGCGGTATGGGAAGTTATGGATACATCAGTCTGGACGGAATCGATTGCCGATGTCAGGGTTGTTCCAAAGATTTCCGTCTCTCTCGATCCTGAAAGATTAATGGCTCCCGCATCTTCTTCGGACATAACCAGAACCATTACTGTGAAAGTTCAGAATAACTCTAAAGGTGCAGTAACGGGAAACGTTTCTCTGGAAATCCCCGCAGGTTGGGAGCTTGTAACTAAGGACACCTCTTTCTCTTTGGGCAAAGAAAACGAGTCAAAGTCGATTCAGGTAGAATTCAAGATTCCTGCCAACGCCCCTCTTGGAGAATCGGAAATCGTCGCAGAAGCGATAGTTGATGGAGAGATTTTCAACAAGGGCTTCCAGGTCATTGCATATCCTCACATAGAAACGAAGAACTACTACAAGTCATCCGTCGCAAGAGTAGCGGTTATCGATGTTAAAGTAGCCCCGGGTCTTAAGGTTGGCTATGTTGATGGCGGACTGGATATCAATACTGTGTATCTGAGACAAATGGGAGTGGATGTCACCGAATTGAGCCCCGCCGACCTTGCTTCTGGAGATCTCAGCAAATACGACACTATCGTTATAGGTATAAGGGCAGCTACAACAAGACCCGATATTGAGGCAAATTCCGCACGACTGAACGAGTATGTGTTCAATGGCGGTAATCTCCTGGTTCAGTATCACAAAACCGGTGAATATCAGAGCAGTTGGGCTCCCTTCGATTTCACCATTAGCAGAAACAGAGTCACCGTCGAGGAAGCCGAAATGAAGATACTCGTCCCCGATCATCCGATTTTCAACTGGCCTAATGCGATCGGAGATTCAGACTGGGAAGGCTGGAAACAGGAAAGAGGTCTCTACTTCCCGAATAAATGGGCACCGGAATTCACGCCTTTGATCGATACCGATGATCCTGGAGAGGATATCGAGCCCGGCTCATTGTTGATTGCAAACTACGGAAAGGGAACCTACATCTACACAGCACTCGTCTGGTACAGACAGCTAGATTACCTCGTACCGGGTGGCTACAGAGTCTTTGCAAATATGCTTAGTTTGCCAAAGGTAAAGTGAGATAGCCATAGAAAAGCCGGGGACCTTTGGGGTCCCCGGTTCTTTAAGAGCAATATACTTAAAGAAACAGCGATAATCAATCTTATTTGCCTTTTATACTCCTTATCTGTCTAAATTTACCATTAGTCTCGTTCCTTGAGAAGACTTTCATAATGTATAATGTTAGTAAGTTAGGCTACTTAACAAAATAAAGGTGATTCCAGTGAGTCGATGCTTACGTGAAACTGAAGAAAAAGTAATGAGAATTGTAAGATGTGAAGGATTGATCTCCAGGGCGGATATATCCAGAAAGAGCGGTCTTAGCAAGCCTGTGGTATCGGTCGTTGTGAACAACTTCATCTCTCAAGGTTCAATAGTTGAAGCAAAAGAAGGCGAGAGTTCACGTAAGGGTGGAAAAAAACCTATCCTTCTGTCTTTCGTTCCAGACTATAAGTACATAGTCGGTGTCGACGTTGGTGGTAACAAGCTGATCTCTATACTGTCAGACCTTGATGGCAAAATAGTCGAAAAAGCAAAGTTCTCCACAAAATCTATTTGCGATGAAAAGGCGTTCTTCGAACTTGTAGAGAAATCAGTGCTAGCTGTGATGAAAGTTCCGGTTTCGAAAGTTATGGGAATCGGAATCGGTGTTCCCGGAACTGTGTCCCCCGAGAGTGGAATGATCTTTTACATGCCTGCGTTCGGTCTTAGAAAAGTGAATTTGAAGAGGCATGTCGAAGAGAGATTCAAAGTTCCGACCTTCATTTCGAACGATGTTACACTCAATGCCCTCGGAGAAATGTGGGCCGGAGCAGCGAAAGGCTGCAGAAACGTTTTTTTGATGGCTCTCGGTACGGGAACTGGCGCCGGATTGATCATAAACAACGAGCTTTATGAAGGTACGAGCGGAATGGCCGGCGAAATAGGTTACATGATAACTGACTGGAGCAGGGAAAAGAATTTAAGTTTTGTCTTTGGGAGCCTTGAAAGCTGGTTTTCCGGATACGCCTTTGAAAAACTCCTTTCCGAATTCGAAAACGAACCAACAGTTGCACAGATGTTTGACCACTCCGATGTGAATCCCCGATTCAAGGAGATAGTCACGGTCGCCTGCGAACACCTTAGTGTGGTCGTTGCGAATGTCATCACACTACTGGATCCAGATGTAGTCGTCATAACTGGTGGAATCGGGTACAACCAATACGACAGGATACTCAGTCTAATAATGCCGGTACTAAAGAGGACAGTTCCGGGTGAAATACTCGAACGCGTGACATTCAAGCGCGGAGAACTCGGCGAAATGGGCGTTTCGCTGGGAGCTGTCTGCAACGTTCAAAGAAAGGTTTTCATGAAAGTATGAGCAACTTCACTATTTTGGAGGTGGGTAAATGAAAAGAGCACTTTTATTGTTTCTGGTTGTTTCGATTGTTTTTGCAGGTTTCGCCGGTGCAGTAAAGATAACTTATTGGCAGTACTACTACGAAACTAAAGTGAAACTGGTGGATCAGTTGATCGAAGAGTTCGAAAAGCTGAATCCAGGGATCGAAGTAGAACAGGTTACTTTCCCCTATGAGAACTTCAACGAAAAGGTGGCCGTGTCGGTACCTGCCGGAATCGGGCCAGATGTTCTCACCCTTTTCTACGGATGGATTCCACTTTACGTTACTTCGGGATATCTGGTACCACTTCCCGCGAATGAATTTTCACCGGAATACTTGAACAGTGAATTCTTCCCGTTCGTGTCAAAAGGAATAGAATTTAATGGCGTACCGTACGCTCTTCCAACAGCAGTAAGGACTCTGGCACTCTTCTGGAACAAGGATCTCTTTGCAGAAGCCGGTCTCGACCCGGAAACTCCACCCACTACTTTCGCAGAGATGGTAGATTACGCGAAAAAGCTGACCAAATACGACGAAAAGGGTAATATAATTCAGGAAGGTCTGACGATGCAGCCATCCGGTCAGGGTCACCAATGGATAAGAGAGGTTCTTGTCAGACAGGTAGGTGGAACTCCCTACAGCGCCGACAATAGGACAGTTCTTTACTACCAGACTGCACCGGAAGCCCTGAAGGTATACACCGACCTGATCACCAAAGACAAGGTTGGTTACCCGGGTTTCTTGAACGATGACGTTACGGCCTTCAGATCTTTGAAAGCCGCGATGACTATCGACGGTTCTTTCAGACTCGGGACCTTCAGACCTCTAACCAATCTCAACTGGGGAGTCACGGAACTTCCATCGATGAACGGTGTGAAGTCTAACTTCGCCTCTTTCTGGGCACACGCGATAACGACCAACGCGACTGGTGAAAAGCTGGACGCTTCGATCAAGTTCCTCAAATTCATAACCTCCGAGTATGCTCAAGAACTGTGGCTCAAGCAGGTTGGTGAACTTCCGGCCAATCCGAAAGTTGCGGCTGCCTACTACGATCATCCTGAATACGGACCGTTCCTAAAGGGGCTTGAATATGCCCACGCGACATTCTTTGTTGACGAGAGTGGACAGCGCCAGGTAATGATGGATGCCGTCGATAAGGTCTGGATACAGGGAATGGATCCTATAAAGGCTTTCAAGGAAGCGGCCGAAGAAGATCAGGCAATAATCGACGATTTCTGGTCGAGAGTAGAGTAATTTGAAGAGCTGGTGGCCGTGGCGACGCCACGGCCATTCTTTTTGGGGGTAATACTAATGAAAATTAGTCAGAAAAGGATTATTACAGCGTATTTATTCCTCGCTATCCCATTGGTCTTCTATATAGTTGTCCGTTTCTATCCGATGATATACGCTTTCTGGTTGAGTTTCACAAACTGGAAGCTGATTTCACCAAAGAAGGATTTTGTTGGCTTCGACAATTTCGTAAAGATTTTCAAAGATAAGGTATTCGTGACTTCTCTATGGAATACCATCAAGTATGTTACTTTTGGTGTACCACTGGTGATAGTTCTTTCCCTTTTTCTGGCCGTAACACTCAACAAAGTAAAGCATTTACAGTGGTTTTACCGTTTGCTTTATGTTATGCCTTACATCACACCCCTGGTAGCGGTGAGCTGGGTCTGGAGATGGATCTACCAGAGACCGCCCGCGGGTATATTGAATAACCTACTGATGGCTTTTGGCCTCGATGCGCAGCCCTTTCTGACCAGCATGAATCAGTCACTGCCGGCCATAGTGGTAACTACGGTCTGGGTGAATCTTGGATACTGTATAATCGTGTTTCTTGCAGGATTGCAAACCATACCACAGGAGTACATAGAGGCAGCCAAAATAGACGGAGCGACATCAAGGCAGTCTTTCTTCAAAATAACCATACCGCTCCTTAATCCAGTCACAGTATTTCTTGTGGTCACACAAAGCATTACGTTCCTGAGGATCTTCACACAGGTTTACAACATGACCGATCAGGGATCGGGAGGTCCTCTCAATGCGACCAAACCCCTGGTGCTTTATATATATCAGAAGGCCTTCAGATCTTTTGACATGGGTCTCGCTTCTAGCGCAACCGTCATACTTTTCTTGTTAATAATGGGTATCACGCTGGTGCAACTGCTGGTATTGAACAAGCGAGTCCAATACTGATTGGTGGGTGGATATATGACTAGGACAGACAGGAAAACAAGTATTTTTGCCTATATATTTTTATCGATCTTTGCGATTGTAATGGTCTTCCCTTTCGTATGGATGTTTTCTTCTTCTTTCAAAACATCCGAGGAGATCTACGAGATGACCGTAATTCCTAGAGACCCCTCGCTGGCCAACTACGAGTTCATTTTCAACTACTCCATGTTTCCCAGATGGTTCCTGAACAGTATTATAGTAGCCGTGGTGACAACTATCTCGGTACTCTTTTTCGACTCACTAGTAGGCTATACACTGGCCAAATATAATTTCCCGGGCAAAAACATCATATTCATACTCATACTCAGCACACTAATGATCCCAACCGAGATGTTGGTCATACCGTGGTACATAATGGTCAGGCAGTTGAAATGGATGGAGACTTACTGGAGCATAATGTTCCCGGGTATGATAAGTGCCTTCGGTGTTTTTCTGATGAAGCAGTTCATGTCGACAATACCGGACGACCTGCTCGATGCCGCGAGAATCGACGGAGTCTCTGAATTTGGTATATTCCTGAGAATTGTGATGCCTCTCGTAAAGCCGGCGCTCGCGACGCTTGCGATCTTCAACTTTATAGGCAACTGGAACGCTTTTCTGTGGCCTCTCATCGTTGCACAAACACCGAAGATGTACACTCTTCCGGTCGGTGTGTCTTACTTTTCGAGCGAAAATCTCACCAGATGGGAACTCATAATGACCGGTGCTGCCGTCTCGACTATACCGCTGATCATTTTCTTTATCATCTTCCAGAAACAGATCGTAAAAGGGATCGCCATGTCGGGACTGAAGGGATGATAAGCATGCGAATAATTGACTCTCACGTCCATTTTCCCACACCCGATTTTTTTGGCAAGCCCGAAGGTAGAGTTCATCCGTGGTTGGCTCAGGAAAGGACACGCTGGAGAAAGGCCTGGCAGTTCGATGGAGCCGAGCCCTTGCAATCTAAAGATGAACTTGTAGAGAGATGGTACAGAGAAGCGATCAAGTACGATATCTCGGTAGTCTTTGTGACTTCTGGAGGTAACGATGCCATGTCGGAGATAGTTAAGGCTCACCCCGACAGATTCTACGGTTACGCTCATCACGATCCTTCGCTGAAAGAGGCTCCCTACTTGCTAGAAAAGGCCATCAAGGAGCAGGGCTTGAAGGGGTACAAAATACTCGGGCCGGCGGTGAACACTCCCCTAGACTGCAAAGATCTATACCCGGTTTGGGAGGTTGCCCAGGGAGAGAATATACCCGTATTGATTCATTTCGGCATCATGGGCTCGGCTGGTGGTATCGCCAACCATGTGAACATCAATCCGCTGATAATACATGATGTGGCTAAAAATTTCCCCGATTTGAAGATTATCGTACCGCATTTTGGTTGTGGATACATTTTCGAGACCTTGAACCTCTGCTGGGCCTGTCCCAACGTATATATCGACACCAGTGGATCGAACCAGTGGATGAGATGGATGCCTTACGAAGTCAATCTCGAAATCCTTTTCAGAAAATACAGAGAAACTATAGGTCCGGGAAGAATTCTGTTCGGCACTGATTCGAGTTACTTCCCGAGAGGTTATGCAAAGTCCTATTTCGACGAGCAATTCAAAGCCATG
This portion of the Mesotoga infera genome encodes:
- a CDS encoding glutathione peroxidase; translation: MSIYDFNMISIEGWNRPLSEYRDKVILIVNTASKCGFTPQYKGLQKLYDDYKEKGFVILGFPANDFLRQEPGTNEEIKEFCSVTYNITFPMFEKIHVKGKEIHPLYKYLTAGGGKEEFAGKISWNFTKFLINRQGEVIARFAPKDDPEKIRPYIEEAL
- a CDS encoding ROK family protein gives rise to the protein MRIVRCEGLISRADISRKSGLSKPVVSVVVNNFISQGSIVEAKEGESSRKGGKKPILLSFVPDYKYIVGVDVGGNKLISILSDLDGKIVEKAKFSTKSICDEKAFFELVEKSVLAVMKVPVSKVMGIGIGVPGTVSPESGMIFYMPAFGLRKVNLKRHVEERFKVPTFISNDVTLNALGEMWAGAAKGCRNVFLMALGTGTGAGLIINNELYEGTSGMAGEIGYMITDWSREKNLSFVFGSLESWFSGYAFEKLLSEFENEPTVAQMFDHSDVNPRFKEIVTVACEHLSVVVANVITLLDPDVVVITGGIGYNQYDRILSLIMPVLKRTVPGEILERVTFKRGELGEMGVSLGAVCNVQRKVFMKV
- a CDS encoding amidohydrolase family protein; the protein is MRIIDSHVHFPTPDFFGKPEGRVHPWLAQERTRWRKAWQFDGAEPLQSKDELVERWYREAIKYDISVVFVTSGGNDAMSEIVKAHPDRFYGYAHHDPSLKEAPYLLEKAIKEQGLKGYKILGPAVNTPLDCKDLYPVWEVAQGENIPVLIHFGIMGSAGGIANHVNINPLIIHDVAKNFPDLKIIVPHFGCGYIFETLNLCWACPNVYIDTSGSNQWMRWMPYEVNLEILFRKYRETIGPGRILFGTDSSYFPRGYAKSYFDEQFKAMINVGYSDDEIDKVVFGNIDDLLKGR
- a CDS encoding carbohydrate ABC transporter permease; amino-acid sequence: MTRTDRKTSIFAYIFLSIFAIVMVFPFVWMFSSSFKTSEEIYEMTVIPRDPSLANYEFIFNYSMFPRWFLNSIIVAVVTTISVLFFDSLVGYTLAKYNFPGKNIIFILILSTLMIPTEMLVIPWYIMVRQLKWMETYWSIMFPGMISAFGVFLMKQFMSTIPDDLLDAARIDGVSEFGIFLRIVMPLVKPALATLAIFNFIGNWNAFLWPLIVAQTPKMYTLPVGVSYFSSENLTRWELIMTGAAVSTIPLIIFFIIFQKQIVKGIAMSGLKG
- a CDS encoding carbohydrate ABC transporter permease; this translates as MKISQKRIITAYLFLAIPLVFYIVVRFYPMIYAFWLSFTNWKLISPKKDFVGFDNFVKIFKDKVFVTSLWNTIKYVTFGVPLVIVLSLFLAVTLNKVKHLQWFYRLLYVMPYITPLVAVSWVWRWIYQRPPAGILNNLLMAFGLDAQPFLTSMNQSLPAIVVTTVWVNLGYCIIVFLAGLQTIPQEYIEAAKIDGATSRQSFFKITIPLLNPVTVFLVVTQSITFLRIFTQVYNMTDQGSGGPLNATKPLVLYIYQKAFRSFDMGLASSATVILFLLIMGITLVQLLVLNKRVQY
- a CDS encoding extracellular solute-binding protein; translation: MKRALLLFLVVSIVFAGFAGAVKITYWQYYYETKVKLVDQLIEEFEKLNPGIEVEQVTFPYENFNEKVAVSVPAGIGPDVLTLFYGWIPLYVTSGYLVPLPANEFSPEYLNSEFFPFVSKGIEFNGVPYALPTAVRTLALFWNKDLFAEAGLDPETPPTTFAEMVDYAKKLTKYDEKGNIIQEGLTMQPSGQGHQWIREVLVRQVGGTPYSADNRTVLYYQTAPEALKVYTDLITKDKVGYPGFLNDDVTAFRSLKAAMTIDGSFRLGTFRPLTNLNWGVTELPSMNGVKSNFASFWAHAITTNATGEKLDASIKFLKFITSEYAQELWLKQVGELPANPKVAAAYYDHPEYGPFLKGLEYAHATFFVDESGQRQVMMDAVDKVWIQGMDPIKAFKEAAEEDQAIIDDFWSRVE
- a CDS encoding NEW3 domain-containing protein, whose translation is MKRGLVLIVLLCLIVFTGFAKTYVYEAIPETGLAKTILALEKLPVFGTVFMIGAHPDDEDNGLIAYLAKGLHLETYYLVSNWGQGGQNEIGPELYEALGVLRSQELASARAIDGGKQLCFNAYDFGYSKTAEETFNNPSWDKETIIGNLVELIRIYKPDIVLSRHAPTGGHGHHQACGVLVPEAVAAAADPNMYPEQLEAGLQVWQVKKLYQAGSGGVRVNTGEYDYVLGYSYNQIGRIARGSHQCQGMAGSLGTPGDAYSSYVLLSSVVGTEETGMFDNLDFSLKAISNGIEGDPEVISKIDGMLLQLNGITSSILAGFNAMDPTGIGDEVLEGLSLVREIIAFAAESNLSDNNKELLIERLTLKEADFLAAAREVFSTKLLVSGNDSTIVPGQSFEVTATFWNLGKEVIDKAELSLVLPEGWTVDKENVAFEAIKFNTNVQAKFTVTVGADAVYTDAFDKNPISAVAVWEVMDTSVWTESIADVRVVPKISVSLDPERLMAPASSSDITRTITVKVQNNSKGAVTGNVSLEIPAGWELVTKDTSFSLGKENESKSIQVEFKIPANAPLGESEIVAEAIVDGEIFNKGFQVIAYPHIETKNYYKSSVARVAVIDVKVAPGLKVGYVDGGLDINTVYLRQMGVDVTELSPADLASGDLSKYDTIVIGIRAATTRPDIEANSARLNEYVFNGGNLLVQYHKTGEYQSSWAPFDFTISRNRVTVEEAEMKILVPDHPIFNWPNAIGDSDWEGWKQERGLYFPNKWAPEFTPLIDTDDPGEDIEPGSLLIANYGKGTYIYTALVWYRQLDYLVPGGYRVFANMLSLPKVK